tcttctatccagtggacacttgaaactatgttggcatctcctctctggaggggagatgagaaggtagagggggttagaagctggcttaacgcacatgaaaagagagagtggatggagagagtgggctgtctcattagggggagagcaattgggagcatgtagcaaggtgtatataagtttttgtgtgaaagactgacttgacttgtaaacttttgcttaaagcacaataaaaattttaaaaaatatggaagTTTCCATGCTATAATGTAAATTTCTCAACCttgtttttttctcccttaaCATTCCATTGATGAATTCCTTCAAAGTCAAATGGTATAGATTTTAACTCATTCCTCTTATTAGCTATTTAATAGTTCCTTTACCCACTATTCCCTATTTAAATGTATTAACttcatttttgtccttttgtccctagaaacaatgctggaatacacatgcatatataaataaatgtgtgtgtgtgtgtatatatatatacttgcatttttattttataggatAGATTCTCAGTGTATTTCTGGGTCAAAGGCCAATGCATATAATAAATATTATCAGATTACCTTCACTCGAGGCAGGACACATTCACATTTCCACCAACAATATGTGTATCATTGCTTTAAATTCTGCCACCTGGTAGGCCAGAAGAAATAGCGTATTGGTTatgtcattgacacttcttttaCTAGTGAtaatgttgagaatttttttcctATGTCATTGACCATTGGAATTACCACTGCTACAATTTTTTCTCTAATATCTTTatctatttttaaattgtttatattTTTCCTAAGAAATCTTTTATATTTTAGAGATAAACCCTTTATCTgtcatatgtatataaatttttctctaATCCATCATTCACCTTTTGATTTTGTTTGTGGTATTTTTACGAAAATTTGATTACACGTACAGAACTTTTTTATACTAGAAGTTAGAGATTTATAAAGACTAAAGACAGGTCAATTTGGATCAGCAGAAGAGGATTATACTTAATGTCCCTCTTCACCAAATCAGGAATTGTTGGTACCACTGGGTTATAAAAAGGCAATTCACGAGTTTGGTTAATTCTCATTCCAAAAAAGACATGAGGGCAAAATTCAGACCCTTGTCAAGTAGGCTATGGACAAAAGGGTTTGAGATTGGTGTCACTACAGAGTGTATTCTTTTGATAATGTAGTAAATGCCTGCCTTTTTTAAGTACACCCTCCAATGTGGGACTCAGAGGATGGAATAGATATTCTATGATGGGGATGATGGCTCAGGACAGAGGTATCAGTCGGTTCGTGACACACAGAAAGTGAACAATAATattagaaaaagatgaaaatgacaaGTGTATAAGGACACCAATGAGGGATCAGGGGGACACCAGTACGCCAAGAGCCACTCAGTCATGACAGTAGGGTAATGGAGAAGTTCTGATAATATTCAAAGTAAAATTTTAGTACaaactcaattttttttcagCCTTAATTGTCTGATGATGAAAATGCTCAACAAGTTTCATATACgaattttttccagaagtacaagAAAATCCTCTAAGAAGGCTAAAAAGGCAAAAGACAgccagaagaggagaggaaaggaagggggaagagaggaaggaagggaaggaggaaaagaatgaagaaaggtaccagaagagaaggaaggaaagaaaagaggacgGGAGGGAAAGAGAAAGTCTCTCTCTTGCAAGCACCCATACAAACacagaagaagggaaggaggaaggaagaattaGCCAAAGCAACAATggaatttaaaaacagaaaatgaggatggcaaacctgataccagaagagaatatttaaaaagaaaaaaaaaaagtggtatcaTTCTGTAGTTGTTGATAGTCCTGAGCTAACCATTCATACAGACATTCTAGGAAGAAGATCTGGAACTACCCAACAGGGGAGCTCACCTGAAATCATTTGGCTGCAGAAAATGATAGCCAGAGTGGGGTGAAGTCTCCCACACTTTTCCTACTAGAAAATGGTTTTAATTCCGAGAAATGACTTCCACTGCGTGGTATCAGAAAATGTGAGCAGCAGAGCAATTTTTGCAGTTCTGCTTCTAAGAGAAGTGGTAAAAAGCTTCTGCTCACCAGTAGCGAGTGTCAACCAAACTGTGGCCTCAGAAGGCAATATCATCTTCTGACATTTCTTTCCATACTAGAATGCTTATTGCTGATATCCAATTAGGGGAAAGAATCAGTGATGTATCTGATGAATCCTTTATTCCTGCAACACCTTCACGCATACTCCAGATATGAATCTATATATCCTGGTGTGTTATGGTGCTGTATAAACTTCTGcctttgaggaagaaaaaaaggaatagagAAATAAAGGAAGTTATGAAGGAAGGGACAAAGGTCCCATCAAGTGATTTTTAAGAAGGAGATTGCTGCTATCAATAATGTGTACTTCATGTTTCTGAGTATGTATATTCCTGAAAATTTGGCTATAAAGCAAGTTTCTTTAAATTACATTTCTTTAAATTGATTCACCTCATTAAGTGAAAATGAattctcttatggattgaattgtgtcccgaaaaatgtgtgtcaacttggctaggccatgattcccagtgtcttggtcatctagtgctgctataacagaaataccacaagtgcacggctttaacaaagagaaggttcttttctcacagtaaagtaggctaaaagtctaaattcagggtgtcagctccaggggaaggccttctctctctgttagctctggaggaatgtccttgtcctcaatattcccctggtcgaAAGttcctcaggcacagggaccccaggtccaaaggacatgttctgctcctggcactgctttcttagtgataTAAAGTCGccaactctctgctggcttccctttgcttttatctcttgaggaaTTAAatgtgctgcaggccacaatacagggaaactccctttacactggatcagggaggtgacctgggtaagggggCTGTTAcaatccaccctaatcctttttagcaaaaaattaaaatcacaaaatgggggacaaccacacaatactgagaatgaTGGCCTAaatcaaattgacacatattttggggggacacaattcaatccatgacatccagtATTCAGaggctgtctaccattttgtcatctgatatggttttcctgtatgttgtaaatcctacctctgtgatgttaataaggcaagattagaggaagttatgttaatgaggcaggactcaatctataagattaggttgtatcttgaatcaatctcttttgagatagaaatcAGAGAAGCAAGGAGAGACAAGGGGTCCTCATGCCACCAAGCAAAAAGAGTCAAGAGCctgtgcatcttttggacccagggtccctatgctgagaagctcctagaccagggagagcttgatgacaaggatcttcccccagagccaaaaagagagaaagccttcccttggagctgacactctgaatgcagacatctagcctccgagactaaatgagagaataaatctctgtttgttaaagccatccacttgtggtatttctgttatagtagcactaggtaactgagacagacTCCTACAACAGCAAATATGATCTTAACAAATAATTCAGAAAAAGCTCATTTTatgaaataataacaataaaactcCCTTCCAAAATATTAATGCTAATTTCAGCTCTGAAATCTCTTGTGGCTTGGGAATACACTTGCCTGTATTGCTCTGTTTTACCTACATATATTTATTCAAAATGTATGACAGTGGAAGATATATAGTAGATGTTGAGTAAGAACTTGTTTCATTTCCAGGATAGCTATGCACAGGGCCAGGAAAACTGTCTTCCTGAGGTCTCCTGCTTCAATGCTGTTATGGCTAAATGGATTTCCTGAAAGaccttcctttttttgtttgtttgtcttgttgttttgttttgtttttatgtttattagaaagaaaagtGGGACAATTGGCAACAGTCAAAAAAAGTCTCTAGTTAGTAGCATGCTGTCAATGTGAGTTTAATGATTTTGATAATTATATTGTGCCTATTGAAGATGTTCATATTTGGGGAGTCTCAGCGGAAAACATACGTGAATTCTTTGtactgctttttcatgtttttgtaagtttgaaattatttcaaaatgaaagctTAAAAATCACACCTCCCACCCATCATCTCTTCTTTCTGGAAAATCAGAAGAGGTCCTGTCCCCAAAACCACTCACTAGAGTTCCAGTGAATAGCTTCCTGTATCTCAGCCATCTCAGCCTGTGTCACTTTGACAGATTTTTCCCTTAGACAGCTGGCAGGCACACTGACTGAGCTTAAAAAATTGATTGATTATATCTCATGCCAACCCTGAAAAGTTTGGGACCGTAAAAGTTAACTTCTTCTGGAAAGGAAAACAAACGCAGAAGGCATCAATGTCTCCAGAGAAGGCAGGCCCCAGAGGAAGGGAAGAATCAGCAAGAAACAACCTCCTGACACCATTCTCCTTCTAGAAGTGGTAAATTGATCCTCATGGAGCAGGGAAATAGGACTCACTCCCTGGAGGTTAGGCTTATAATCCTTCCATCCTCCAACAAACACCAGAAAGCTTCGCCCCAAACCTATTGCTACTCCTTTGCTCTTTGATGGTTGTTGTAGAGGAGAACACCTCTCCATTCCAGAAAGATCAGAAACTGTAGGAGAAACTTCAGGTTTGGATTCATTTCCCTCTTGCCCAGAAAATGACATTGTGTAATACTTAGAGGACAAGAtaactctaataaaaaaaaaaaagagagagagagagctggaaAAAACTACTGCTCTCTAAAAAGGCACCTACTTACTTTGCTTCAGCTATACATTCTACAGCTGTCAATTCCTAAGCATTAGTATTTGTCAGACCTAGAGAAGGGACTTCCACAAATGTTACCTCATTCAGAGTGCTCAGCTCTTTGATGAAAGGGTTACAGGTGCATTTTACAGGCAGAAAAATTGGGTAATAATTAATATAATTGTCTTGACCAAGTTCTCACAGTTGGTAAAGTATGAGTTGTAATTCAAACCTAGGATCCTTACTCCTAATCCATTGCTTCTCTATTACATCTTAGCTGCCTACCATTTATCACAAATAAGAAAATTGTTGTTCATTTCAAGGGCTTTGCAAAATGGGATGGATGTGACCAAACGTCCAGATCAAATGAAATAGATGCTTATGCTGGTGTGAGAGACGGCACAGCAATAATGCTTCTAATAACTGTGCCTTCTTGGACTAGCCTTagggaaaaagtaaaaatcaGAGAAACATCTCTCTCTCATTTAGAGCACAGGATCTGCCTCACTTGGGTCTGATCTATCCCAACCTTCCTGAGATATAATGGGAGGcgggttagagtttgttttgttttgttttgctttgctttgcacATAAACTCATTCTGAGCAGCCTATGTACATTAACACAGCTCTAACACCACTGTACCCATATTCTCACTCCCTCTGCACAGCATCTTCTATGCTGGTTCAGGAAACTTTGGCTACCACATAACAGCTCCTGCATAGACTTCTTCTGGGTAAACACCACAGTTGATCTCTGTACAGTGGAGCTAAGTAGTAAAAGGTGAGCAACAATAGTATTGTTAGAAATAGTTTTCTGACCCACTATTAATTTAGTTAGGTCAAATGTAAAAGGCTGTGGGTACACAGAGAATCATTTTTCACACCTTGTTTTCTAGGGCAGATTTTTGAGACTCTCAAAGCTGGAGAATTACCCCAAGGGGGAACTGGCCTGGATCTTGTGGCTTTGATTATAAGTGACAAATTCTCCAACCAATGTTTTTGTCTGAGAGATAAATGTAACTAAAACATCTATGTCTATAAAGCCTTGATTTCGTGTGCAGTTGTCATATATTTGGGATAAGAATAAGCATTTTATATTGAAAAAGCATTAAGAATCACATAATCGAACTCTCTTATACTTCGTAAAGTTTGAACGATTCCACTGGAGTGACTAAGCAAGTGTACGGCAATGCTAAACTTAGAATCTCCACCCCACCTCCTCTCCTACTCCTACATCCAGGACTGTGGGGTCCTAATCATCTGTAGCCTCAAGACAGGAAACCATCTAGGGTGGAACATGTTCTACCACCCAGAGCATTCAGTCTCCCATTACTTCCTTTAAATGGAATTCCCCTTAAGCCTGGGTGAACTCTCTAGTAGCCTCAAGTCATTTGGAACCTTTCTTGTGTATGCCAGCCCCTCAAATTTCATCTTACAGGTTTTGTAAAGTTCAAATGAAGTAACTGGTTAAGTATCTATCTACTTACctatctctttctctccttctctctctctatctctctctctctctcgtgtatgtatatatatatatatatatacacatacatatgtagagAAAGAGTATacttattttctgtgtttgtgaCAGTGTAGACAATCATCTTTAACAGATATTTACATAATACCTACTTTCTTCCTCAGACTTTGCTGGGCATGGGCATAAACAGTGAGCAAGAAAGCAAAGACCTGATTCAGGAAAGAGCTTGGCTGTttttagaaacagaaagaaaggccAAAGTTATATTACTGAAGTTTAATATAAGTGTTGGGAAAGGCTATGAGCACATGAGTGTGTcattgtgtgtgggggggtgtgtCTGTATGTAGAGACATATCACGCTGGCTTTGGAAACTCACTTCAGTAACTTAGCTGAAACCTGGCCCAGCAGGTTTGAGTTAGCTCAGTAGAAGAACAGGCTGATTCCAGCTGCTGGCCTATAGAGGCCCCTGCTTTCTAACAAGGCCACTTGCTCAACCAAGGAACTTCCACTGTTCTATAGTCAAATTGATGGTCCTTGCTTTCCTGTCCCTATAAATACATAGAGCAGGAGTGAGCAAATGATGGTTCATGGGTCAAAtctggcctgctgcctgtttttATATTACAGCAAGCTAAAAATGCTTTTCCTACGtttttaaatggttggaaaaaTTCATTGGAGAGTAACATTTCATAAAACATTAGACATACATGATGTTAattttatgaaattcaaatttcagtggaCATAAATTTTTATTAGAATACAGCTATGTTCTTTCATTTAGGTATTATATATGGCTACTTTACCTTACAAAAATGGAGTTGAATTGTTATGACAGGGACTATATGGTCcacaagcctaaaatatttaagaaaaatttgCCCACCCCTGGTATAGGACATTACAGGGGTATGGAAGTCCTTCTCTACTGAAACGCAGACCTTGAAGAGTACACTCCAAATATTCACACCTCTCAGTGGGATCATGAGAGCTCAGGGGAAGGTGGGCCCCCTGATACTTTTCACCTAGTCAGTTTTTCTCTAATAAACCCTATTTTGTATGTGCAGAGCTTATATTAGTAGAGCCTGTATGCACATCCCATTTGTATAACACTGTGTGCGTGTGAGAGAATTTGATTGCTAGAACTGTGAGATGTGGTTGgagatatttgttgttgttgttgttaggcaccattgagttgattccgctCAGAagaaccccatacacaacagaatgaaatattgcctggtcctaagCAACCTTCACGATGCTTCCTTtctttgagcctattgttgcagccactgtgtcagtccacctcgttgaaggtcttcctctttttcactgaccctcgaatTTGCCAAGCATTATATTTTTCTCCAGAGACTCGTTccacctgatgacatgtccaaagtacatgagatgaagtctagccatcctcgcttctaaggtgcattctggctatacagatttgtttgttctactggcactccatagcatattcaatatgcttcaccaacaccgtaattcaaaggcatcaattcttctttggtcttctttactcattgtctacctttcacatgcatataaggtgattgaaaataccatggcttggtgttagacacaccttagtcctcaaggtaacacctttgctttataacactttgaagaggtcttctgcagtagATTTGCAAAATgcgatacgtcatttgatttcttgactgctgcttcaataggcatcgattgtggatccaaataaaatgaaatcctttacaacttcaatattttctccatttatgatgatgttgcttataagtctagttgtgaggatttcttttttattgatgtgtgatccatactgaaggttgtagtctttgatcttcatcagtaagtgtttcaagttctcttcactttcagcaatcaagattGAGTCATCtgtgtatcgcaggttgttagtgagtcttcctccagtcctgatgccatgttcttcctcatatagtccaatttcttgaattatctgctcagcatgcagattgaataagtgtggtgaaaagatacaaccctgacacatatcttttctgattttaaaccacacagtaccacATTCttctgttcgaataactgcctcttggtctatgtacagggtctACAGGAGCATaactaaatgttctggaatttccattcattGCAAAgtcacccataatttgttatggagaTGTTTATTATGGAATTATTGTGGAGATGTTTAGAGGGGACAAATCAAAAACCAAggtctagatattttattctaagTGAATTCAGAAGCTACCTAaagtctatgtacaacagaaggaaatgatctgattttctttgtttaaagCGTCACTTGGGCTCTGGCATGGAGGGCAGTCTGTTGTGAGGTCAGAATGGAAGCCAATTAAGACACTATCACAGTGGTCCATGGGAAAAAATGATGACTCGAACTAGGGTGGAGGCAGTGTAGCTAGGAGAAGCTTAACCAAAGTTTTGTTAACAAGCATTTCATTTCTGATTGATCGGTGGGAACAAGCAGTTCATAAGCTCAGTTAAGTAATTATGAGGTGAAGATGTGAATTTGGAGGATCTGTGTCTGACCTTGTCATAGATCCACAAGAGAGCATCAAAGAGTTGTATCTAAGTCATATGAAGAAGGATTGTTACCTGCATTGAGCCATTTTCCTGAACACAAAAGGCAAAGGGATTTCTTGAACCGTGGCTGTTTTCCAGGATAACAGGATTCAGGTAAAATTTAACATTGTCAGgtgatatatacatatgtattctaCTAAGAGTAACTCTAATATAAATACCTCTACAGCACTGTACTTGAAGAGCTTATCAGTTCTGACCAAAAGTTTACTTGAGCCCTTAGTGAAAATGTGAATGAGAACAAAAAAGCGAGCTAGGAAATCTCTCAGCGTTGAATGAAAACAGTAGCAATTGATatttaattctttattttctttcccaaGGTGTTTCAAATGTAAATCTGGGTCCCCATCTGTCTTTACACTGTTATTCAGTATTTGCTGGTCTTTTACAGCTCACAGACACATGAAAATCTTCAACACCCTCAACAACTCCAACACCATTGATGGCTTCATCCTCCTGGGCTTCACTTGCTCCAGGGAGGGTCAGATCCTCCTCTTTGtgctcttctctattctctacCTCCTGACCCTCATGGGGAACGGTTCCATCATCTGTGCTGTGCGCTGGGATCAGAGactccacacacccatgtacatcCTACTTGCCAACTTCTCCTTCCTGGAGATCTGCTATGTCACCTCCAGTATCCCCAAAATGTTGGCCAATTTCCTCTCTAAGACCAAAGTCATCTCCTTCTCTGGGTGCTTTCTCcaattctactttttcttctccctGGGTTGTACAGAAGGCTTTTTCTTGACGGTTATGGCATTTGATCGATACCTTGCAATCTGCCGGCCTCTTCACTATTCAACCATTATGACTGGACGTCTCTGCATCAATCTTGTGGTCAGTTGCTGGATATTTGCTTTCCTCTGGTTCTTGATTCCTGTTATCATCATTTCCCAAATGTCCTTTTGTGGATCCAGGATTATTGACCACTTCCTATGTGACCCGGGTCCCCTTCTAGCACTCACTTGCAAAAGAATTCCTGTGATGGAGCTTCTCTTCTCCACCTTAAATCCTCTCCTCATTAttattctctttttcttcatGATGGGATCCTACACTCTGGTCCTAAGAGCTGTACTAAGAGTCCCCTCAGCAGCTGGAAAAAGAAAAGCCTTCTCTATCTGTGGGTCTCATCTGGCTATGGTTTCACTTTTCTATGGCTCAGTACTGGTCATGTATGGGAGTCTATCATCTCAGCAAGAAGAAGGAATGCAGAAAATTGTGACGCTATTTTATTCTGTCTTGACCCCACTCCTTAACCCTGTGATATACAGTCTTAGgaacaaagatatgaaaagagCCCTGCAGAAATTTCTGGGAATACAAAAAACAGTGTTAATCAAGAAGACCCTTGAGCAATATTAAACTCATATTTAATCTCttgttcagattaaaaaaaaaatggtatagtTCATATATTTGTTCATCCTAGTATTGATCCAAAACCTTAATCACCTGTAAGTCTGCTTCTACTGTCTATTTCTTCTCTGAGTTTTTGATCATTTAGAACTATTTCTTAGCaggcctcaatttttttttcttttttttgaatgcaggactttgcatttaaaaaattctGCAGACATTGTGTGTAGCAACCCAACCAAGATAAGGTGTTCTTTTTGCAGGTAGATAGAGTAGAGGTAGATAATTTTAATCCCATTTAAAAGTTATCTTTATGTGTTTTAAAGATGATCCATGTCAGTAGTGCTCTTTCTGCTGGGATACAGCCCTTACTCAGGAACATGGCATTCATGAGATCTCAAATGAAGCCAGGACTATGTACCAGGGCCGCTCCTGTTTAGTATGCCCTGACTCCTATTTCACCCTCCGACTCCTGGAATCTCTCCCTAAATCTTCAGACTCTCAGTTTCTGCTTTCTTCTAGATTTCTTGAAGTATCATCTTGCATATTaacagattcaaaaaaaaaaaaaacccctaaacccattgagttgattcctactcatagaaatcccataggtcaaagtagaactgccccataggatttccaagttgcagctggtggattcgaattgctgaccttgtggttagcagccacgctcttaaccactacgccaccagggctccataaacagtaaaaaaaaaaaaaaaaaacccattaccatcaagtggaCCCCACAGGAATCCAAAAATGCCTTGAGGGAAGATTTCATCAAATTTTGGGTGTCATTCTCTGTGGTCCGCCTCTCTCAAGAATTTGTTCCTTTTGAAAACATAgtgaaatgaatgaatttctagaaaatctttacctacctaaactaacacaaacagaagtaaaaaaaaaaaaaaactaaataaacccacaacaagagattgcaaaggtaattaaaaactccaaacaaaaaaaaaagccctggcctggaaggctccactggagagttctatcaaactttcagagaagagttaataccactactactcaaGGTATTTCCAAGCAAGGacaaggatgaaatactcccgaactcattctatgaagccagcacatccctgataacaaaagcaggtaaagacaccacaaagaaagaaaattacagacctctatctcttgtgaatgtagatgcaaaaatcctcaataaaattctagccaggagaattcaacaacatatcaaaaaagtatttctccatgaccaagtgggattcataccaggcgtgcagagatgcttcaacattagaaaaacgattaatacaatccatcatatgaataaaacaaaagacaagaaccacatgatcttatcaattgatgcataaaaggcatGTGAAAAAGTTCAACCACTGATTCATtataaaaaaatctcagcaaaataggaatagaaggaaaattcctcaacagaataaagggcatttatacaaagccagtagccaaaatcatcctaaatggagagaaagtGAAAGCAATccccctgagatcgggaaccagacaaggatgccccttatcaccactcttattcaacattgtgctggaggtcctggccagagcaattaggctagacaaagaaataaagggcatccagaatggtaaggaagaagtaaaagtatctctatttgcagatgacatgatcttatacacagaacaccctaaggaatcctaaacacaactactgaaactaatagaaagtt
The window above is part of the Loxodonta africana isolate mLoxAfr1 chromosome 10, mLoxAfr1.hap2, whole genome shotgun sequence genome. Proteins encoded here:
- the LOC100665078 gene encoding olfactory receptor 11G2-like produces the protein MKIFNTLNNSNTIDGFILLGFTCSREGQILLFVLFSILYLLTLMGNGSIICAVRWDQRLHTPMYILLANFSFLEICYVTSSIPKMLANFLSKTKVISFSGCFLQFYFFFSLGCTEGFFLTVMAFDRYLAICRPLHYSTIMTGRLCINLVVSCWIFAFLWFLIPVIIISQMSFCGSRIIDHFLCDPGPLLALTCKRIPVMELLFSTLNPLLIIILFFFMMGSYTLVLRAVLRVPSAAGKRKAFSICGSHLAMVSLFYGSVLVMYGSLSSQQEEGMQKIVTLFYSVLTPLLNPVIYSLRNKDMKRALQKFLGIQKTVLIKKTLEQY